A window from Streptomyces sp. NBC_00335 encodes these proteins:
- a CDS encoding SWIM zinc finger family protein produces MITARDDRRRTFETVPPGVEAVSWWGRAWVSALETVARDGARLTRGRTYAAEGHVDAVTITPGRIVAYVRGSRPRPYRTELSLPAFSDTEWSELLESVVADPTALAALLEREVPESLSESVLPGAGELVPRCSCPDVARPPCKHAAALCYRAARLLDADPFVLLLLRGRGERELLEELTRRNAAHAAREQPDETPDFPGVPARAALVRTVLPPLPAPLAAPSAVGMPPAYPADPAAPDPLALDQLAADAAARALALLRTAEDPMAGLSRWQDAVRLASAHPTAGLTGAARALYRELARATGRSTTDLARGAAAWRQGGLPALLALEEPWDPPAGPFDRARPALLAAAQGAFRPDRNRLTGTGRQLRLGRDALWYSYENRLGDDDWWPTGRRPSPDPVTALLG; encoded by the coding sequence ATGATCACCGCGCGCGACGACCGCCGCCGCACCTTCGAGACCGTGCCGCCGGGGGTGGAGGCCGTCAGCTGGTGGGGCCGGGCCTGGGTGTCCGCCCTGGAGACGGTGGCCCGCGACGGAGCCCGCCTGACCCGGGGGCGGACGTACGCCGCCGAGGGCCACGTCGACGCCGTCACCATCACCCCGGGCCGGATCGTGGCCTACGTACGGGGCAGCCGGCCGCGGCCATACCGCACCGAGCTGTCCCTGCCCGCCTTCTCGGACACCGAGTGGAGCGAGCTGCTCGAATCGGTGGTCGCCGATCCGACGGCGCTGGCCGCGCTGCTGGAGCGGGAGGTCCCGGAGTCCCTCTCCGAGTCGGTCCTGCCCGGTGCGGGAGAGCTCGTGCCGCGCTGCTCCTGCCCCGACGTCGCCCGCCCGCCCTGCAAGCACGCCGCGGCCCTCTGCTACCGCGCGGCCCGGCTCCTGGACGCCGACCCCTTCGTCCTGCTCCTGCTGCGCGGCCGCGGGGAGCGGGAGCTGCTGGAGGAGCTCACCCGCCGCAACGCCGCCCACGCCGCACGTGAACAGCCCGATGAGACACCGGACTTCCCCGGCGTACCCGCCCGTGCCGCGCTGGTCCGCACCGTGCTGCCGCCACTGCCCGCTCCGCTGGCGGCGCCCTCCGCCGTCGGGATGCCGCCCGCGTATCCGGCCGACCCGGCGGCCCCGGACCCGCTCGCCCTGGACCAGCTCGCCGCGGACGCGGCCGCCCGCGCCCTGGCGCTGTTGCGCACCGCCGAGGATCCGATGGCCGGGCTGAGCCGCTGGCAGGACGCCGTCCGGCTGGCCTCGGCCCATCCCACCGCCGGGCTCACCGGCGCCGCCCGCGCCCTCTACCGCGAGCTGGCCCGCGCCACGGGACGCAGCACCACGGACCTGGCCCGGGGGGCGGCCGCCTGGAGGCAGGGCGGTCTGCCCGCCCTGCTCGCCCTCGAAGAGCCCTGGGACCCGCCGGCGGGCCCCTTCGACCGGGCCCGCCCGGCGCTCCTCGCCGCCGCCCAGGGCGCGTTCCGCCCCGACCGGAACCGGCTGACGGGCACCGGCCGGCAGCTCCGGCTCGGCCGGGACGCCCTCTGGTACTCCTACGAGAACCGCCTGGGCGACGACGACTGGTGGCCCACGGGCCGCCGCCCCTCGCCGGACCCGGTCACGGCCCTGCTGGGCTGA